One Anopheles marshallii chromosome 3, idAnoMarsDA_429_01, whole genome shotgun sequence genomic region harbors:
- the LOC128713460 gene encoding serine/threonine-protein kinase PLK4, which yields MIGKLGDKIKDYTVYEVLGKGGFGCVYRAKCLSTGCFVAIKMINKQRMHSSGMANRVRQEVAIHSKLKHPSILELYTFFEDFDHVYLVLELAENGELQQYLRERNKPFSEYEAALIFRKVVDGLLYLHTQKILHRDISLSNLLITKDMGIKIADFGLATELMLPDEKHHTLCGTPNYISPEVASRASHGLPADVWGLGCMLYTLLVGKPPFDTDGVKSTLARVVMSNYILPAHLSSDVSDLIGRLLKKNPTERIKLEEVISHPFLSRYDLGSKMYVSNSINQKFTSSTDSGMGTISNASACKSDLFKLSCSNRYNDHTNENHYYGQYNLNQRFPEKVQQHETGSMHSYQFLPEPHISFLQKFNSMELVEKYNITGKNLTGQEGRVHLLSSSRASMNTAEDFQTGAQTRNTQSSFARSDHHLFATPLRVPKENGYMFRVTESMQQNNSCDKESNITKKLSQNNICLPPRFDTLRLLPTRHRTKFVILSIVAECGEVVLEFLKPRGRQQEDRVVDVCRISGDGIRFMLYQPNGNRGVPIKNHPPEVPAGRIDCVYNYEDIPEKHWKKYVYAARFVNMVKAKTPKITLYSDKAKCQLMETIRDFEIMFYDNTKIILSSTDDEIKMVDGSGKVYRGLSTISTADIAKLDHFQETHEHCLKIEKMLSTVSHGGKTFPVIIGRRPAETDSNTPAKKDMSKYRFYSFNVHT from the exons ATGATAGGAAAATTGGGAGATAAGATTAAG GATTACACTGTGTACGAAGTTCTCGGTAAAGGTGGATTCGGATGTGTGTATAGAGCGAAATGTCTTTCTACGGGATGTTTTGTTGCAATCAAAATG ATCAACAAACAAAGGATGCACTCGTCGGGAATGGCTAATCGGGTTCGGCAAGAAGTAGCGATACATTCGAAGCTAAAGCATCCTTCTATTTTAGAGTTATACACATTCTTCGAAGATTTTGACCACGTTTATTTAGTATTAGAATTAGCAGAAAATGGAGAACTGCAACAGTATCTACGTGAGCGGAACAAACCTTTCAGTGAATATGAAGCCGCATTAATCTTTAGGAAAGTGGTTGACGGATTGCTATATTTACATACGCAAAAAATACTGCACCGTGACATATCGCTATCCAATTTGTTAATAACAAAAGACATGGGTATCAAAATTGCTGACTTCGGGCTTGCAACTGAACTGATGCTGCCCGATGAAAAACATCATACACTGTGTGGTACCCCAAACTACATTTCACCGGAAGTAGCATCACGTGCATCACATGGTTTGCCGGCCGACGTATGGGGTTTAGGATGTATGTTGTACACACTGCTAGTGGGGAAACCCCCATTCGACACCGATGGAGTTAAGTCCACCTTGGCGAGAGTGGTAATGTCTAACTATATCTTACCAGCTCACCTATCTTCAGACGTGAGCGATCTTATTGGAAGACTGCTCAAGAAAAATCCCACCGAGCGAATCAAGCTAGAAGAAGTGATCAGCCACCCTTTTCTTTCCCGTTATGATCTGGGATCTAAAATGTACGTTTCAAACAGTATTAATCAAAAGTTCACGTCCAGCACAGACAGTGGCATGGGCACAATATCTAATGCTAGTGCATGCAAGTCGGATTTGTTTAAGCTGTCTTGCAGCAACAGGTACAACGATCATACGAATGAAAATCATTACTACGGACAATATAACTTAAATCAACGGTTCCCCGAAAAAGTACAACAGCACGAAACAGGAAGCATGCACTCTTATCAATTTCTGCCAGAACCACATATTTCATTCCTGCAGAAGTTTAACAGTATGGagttggtggaaaaatataatatcACTGGTAAAAATCTTACCGGTCAAGAAGGCAGAGTGCATTTGTTAAGTTCATCCAGGGCATCCATGAACACCGCCGAGGATTTCCAAACTGGAGCACAAACTAGGAATACTCAAAGTTCGTTTGCTAGAAGCGATCACCATCTATTTGCTACTCCACTAAGAGTCCCGAAAGAAAAT GGCTACATGTTTCGCGTGACAGAAAGTATGCAACAGAATAATTCATGCGACAAAGAAAGTAATATAACCAAAAAATTGtcgcaaaacaatatttgctTGCCTCCTCGGTTTGACACGCTACGATTATTACCTACAAGACATCGAACAAAGTTTGTAATTCTATCTATCGTTGCCGAATGTGGCGAAGTTGTGCTAGAATTTCTTAAACCTAGAGGCCGACAGCAGGAAGATCGTGTGGTGGACGTGTGTCGTATATCAGGCGATGGAATAAGATTCATGCTGTACCAGCCAAATGGCAACCGAGGGGTGCCGATCAAAAATCATCCTCCGGAAGTGCCAGCGGGAAGGATAGATTGTGTATACAATTATGAAGATATTCCTGAAAAGCATTGGAAAAAATATGTGTATGCTGCTAGATTTGTTAACATGGTGAAggcaaaaacacccaaaattaCGTTGTATAGCGACAAAGCGAAATGTCAATTGATGGAAACCATTCGAGACtttgaaattatgttttacgACA ATACCAAAATAATACTGAGCTCAACAGATGATGAAATCAAAATGGTTGATGGAAGCGGTAAGGTATATCGAGGATTGTCAACCATATCAACGGCAGATATCGCAAAACTGGATCATTTCCAGGAAACACACGAACACTGTTTGAAGATTGAAAAAATGCTCTCGACCGTGTCACATGGCGGGAAAACATTTCCCGTAATTATTGGCAGACGTCCAGCCGAAACCGATAGTAATACTCCGGCAAAGAAAGATATGTCTAAGTACcggttttattcatttaatgTACACACATGA
- the LOC128712628 gene encoding sperm-associated antigen 7 has translation MDLLGSILGSMDKPPAKDKNKTQMYEKQRKQYETEKNKQREELNRFRSYVEERLGRFMKDDNRFYMEFQPLDQVYRSIVHDISETAGLFAMSFGTEEDRYIVVYKKEHLPSEDEVQARKKGETWNKEIAKQYAERSKLLRSKLLDCKDDTATTAITDIKPTSNYNKKYMHLFGNDAALEAARKTEINRSYGYVPSANKKDVRSIEQTMADISAKKRLKTQHPEPPVQ, from the exons ATGGATCTGCTGGGATCAATATTAGGTTCCATGGATAAACCACCAGCaaaagacaaaaataaaacacagatGTACGAAA AACAACGAAAGCAGTACgaaactgaaaaaaataagcaacgTGAAGAACTGAACCGCTTTCGTTCATATGTAGAAGAGCGCCTAGGGCGTTTCATGAAAGATGATAATCGGTTTTACATGGAATTCCAGCCGCTGGACCAAGTGTACCGATCCATAGT GCACGACATTTCCGAAACCGCTGGACTTTTTGCAATGAGTTTTGGAACGGAAGAAGACCGATACATAGTGGTCTACAAAAAGGAGCACTTGCCGAGCGAAGATGAGGTGCAAGCGCGGAAGAAAGGAGAAACTTGGAATAAGGAAATAGCAAAACAGTATGCTGAACGTAGCAAATTACTGCGTTCAAAATTGTTGGACTGCAAAGATGATACAGCAACGACCGCAATCACAGACATAAAACCAACTTCAAATTACAACAAAAAGTACATGCACCTTTTTGGGAATGATGCAGCGCTagaagcagcaagaaaaaCTGAAATCAACAGAAGTTACGGATATG TACCGAGTGCGAACAAGAAGGATGTTCGCTCCATTGAGCAAACGATGGCAGACATTTCAGCAAAGAAACGGCTCAAAACTCAACATCCGGAGCCGCCTGTTCAATAA